The following proteins are co-located in the Thermus tengchongensis genome:
- a CDS encoding nitrate reductase molybdenum cofactor assembly chaperone, whose product MGNATLLETLALALDYPTPGRLEELWRRWIECPRGPAKQKLERFLRQVEELSLGEWEELYTRTLDLTPTTAPYVGFAVYGESYQRGELLAALVRAFREMDLDPGSELPDHLANVLRYLARSENPLPELLEILPKALEEMHKTLKTLDAKNPYLLVLEGVQEALQGVLARR is encoded by the coding sequence ATGGGCAACGCCACCCTTCTGGAAACCCTGGCCCTGGCCCTGGACTACCCCACGCCGGGGCGCTTGGAGGAGCTCTGGCGGCGCTGGATCGAGTGCCCTAGGGGCCCCGCCAAGCAGAAGCTGGAGCGCTTTTTGCGCCAGGTGGAGGAGCTTTCCCTGGGAGAGTGGGAGGAGCTTTACACCCGCACCCTGGACCTCACCCCTACCACCGCCCCCTACGTGGGCTTTGCCGTCTACGGGGAAAGCTACCAGCGGGGAGAGCTCCTGGCCGCTTTGGTGCGGGCCTTCCGGGAGATGGACCTGGACCCGGGGAGCGAGCTTCCCGACCACTTGGCCAACGTCCTCCGCTACTTGGCCCGCTCGGAAAACCCCCTTCCCGAGCTTCTGGAGATCCTGCCCAAGGCCCTGGAGGAGATGCACAAGACCTTGAAGACCTTAGACGCCAAGAACCCCTATCTCCTGGTCCTCGAGGGGGTCCAGGAAGCCTTGCAGGGAGTTCTGGCAAGGAGGTGA
- the narI gene encoding respiratory nitrate reductase subunit gamma encodes MNWNTLLFGVFPYIALTLAVAVTAYRMVYRPFSVSAQSSQLLEQKRLFFGSVAMHWGLVIVLLGHLLALLLPKGLLLWNAVPLRLYLLEITGLGFGVWALVGTYVLLARRISVARVRAASTAMDYVVLVVVFLSALTGVLTALLYRYGSFWFPAVMTPYLWSILTLQPRPELIADLPFWIQLHVFNFWVFLAVFPFSRLVHIITVPLGYVVRPWQIVIWVRKLAR; translated from the coding sequence ATGAATTGGAACACCCTTCTTTTCGGCGTCTTCCCCTACATCGCCCTCACCCTGGCGGTGGCGGTCACCGCCTACCGCATGGTCTACCGGCCCTTTTCCGTCTCCGCCCAGTCCAGCCAGCTTCTGGAGCAAAAGCGTCTTTTCTTCGGCTCCGTGGCCATGCACTGGGGCTTGGTGATCGTGCTTTTGGGCCACCTCCTGGCCCTCCTCCTTCCCAAGGGGCTTCTCCTTTGGAATGCGGTGCCTTTAAGGCTTTACCTCCTGGAGATCACCGGGCTCGGCTTTGGGGTTTGGGCTCTGGTGGGCACCTACGTGCTCCTGGCCCGGCGGATCTCCGTGGCCCGGGTGCGGGCGGCTTCCACCGCCATGGACTATGTGGTGCTGGTGGTGGTCTTCCTCTCGGCCCTCACGGGGGTCCTCACCGCCCTCCTTTACCGCTACGGGAGCTTTTGGTTCCCCGCGGTCATGACCCCCTACCTCTGGTCCATCCTCACTCTGCAGCCTAGGCCGGAACTCATCGCGGACCTCCCTTTTTGGATCCAGCTTCACGTCTTTAACTTCTGGGTCTTCCTGGCGGTATTCCCCTTCTCCCGGCTCGTCCACATCATCACGGTGCCCTTGGGCTACGTGGTGAGGCCTTGGCAGATCGTCATCTGGGTGCGCAAGTTGGCGAGGTGA
- a CDS encoding MFS transporter, with the protein MVHDPLQLEKERPERLRVLWLSTLGFTLMFAVWLMFGVLGVPVRKEFGLTDVQLSWLSAVAILNGSLWRLLAGILTDRYGGRLVFTLMLLFTAIPAYLVSRAGSYQELLLYAFLVGFAGNAFSVGIAWNSAWFPKEQQGFALGVFGAGNVGASVTKFIGPALIASVPAAGYLGGLIPGGWRFIPFLYAVLLVLMGFLMWFGTPRKDKRPGQGRPFLEMLTPLKYIRVWRFSLYYVVVFGAYVALSAWLPKYYVDVFGLPLHEAALLTALFIFPASLLRPVGGYFSDRLGARRVMYWTFGIILLASGILMMPEGHIVLYTKQGTKEVMQFTMNVWLFTALVFLIGVGMGVGKAAVYKHIPTYFPKDVGAVGGLVGMLGALGGFFLPPLFAYAQAWTGLPQMTFFVLFVLTAIAFLWMHFTVMQLLQEEAKHLRNDFELKGDRPC; encoded by the coding sequence ATGGTCCACGACCCCCTTCAACTGGAGAAAGAGCGTCCCGAACGGCTTCGGGTCCTTTGGCTCTCCACCCTCGGCTTCACCCTGATGTTCGCCGTGTGGCTGATGTTCGGGGTGCTGGGGGTACCCGTCCGCAAGGAGTTTGGCCTTACGGATGTGCAGCTTTCCTGGCTCTCGGCGGTGGCCATCCTGAATGGCTCCCTTTGGCGGCTTCTCGCCGGCATCCTCACCGACCGCTATGGGGGGCGGCTGGTCTTCACCCTCATGCTCCTCTTTACCGCCATCCCCGCCTACCTGGTTTCCCGGGCGGGGAGCTACCAGGAGCTTCTTCTCTACGCCTTCCTGGTGGGGTTTGCGGGGAATGCCTTCAGCGTAGGCATCGCCTGGAACTCCGCTTGGTTCCCCAAGGAGCAGCAGGGCTTTGCCCTGGGGGTCTTTGGGGCGGGAAACGTGGGGGCCAGCGTGACCAAGTTCATTGGCCCAGCCCTCATCGCCAGTGTTCCGGCAGCGGGATACCTGGGGGGCTTAATCCCCGGAGGCTGGCGTTTCATTCCCTTTCTTTACGCGGTGCTCCTCGTGCTCATGGGATTCCTCATGTGGTTCGGCACGCCCCGGAAGGACAAGCGCCCGGGACAGGGAAGGCCCTTCTTGGAGATGCTGACACCGCTTAAGTACATAAGGGTTTGGCGCTTCAGCCTCTACTACGTGGTGGTCTTCGGGGCCTACGTGGCCTTGAGCGCTTGGCTGCCCAAGTACTACGTGGACGTCTTCGGCCTTCCCCTGCACGAGGCTGCTTTGCTCACCGCGCTCTTCATCTTCCCTGCGAGCCTTTTGCGCCCCGTGGGCGGCTACTTCTCCGACCGCCTAGGAGCCCGGAGGGTCATGTACTGGACCTTCGGCATTATCCTTCTGGCTTCCGGCATCCTCATGATGCCCGAGGGGCACATCGTCCTTTACACCAAACAGGGGACCAAGGAGGTCATGCAGTTCACCATGAACGTTTGGCTCTTTACCGCCTTGGTGTTCCTGATCGGTGTGGGGATGGGTGTGGGTAAGGCGGCGGTCTATAAACACATCCCCACCTACTTCCCTAAGGACGTGGGGGCGGTGGGGGGGTTGGTGGGCATGCTGGGGGCCTTGGGGGGCTTTTTCCTGCCGCCCCTCTTCGCCTATGCCCAGGCCTGGACGGGTCTACCCCAGATGACCTTCTTCGTCCTCTTTGTACTGACGGCCATCGCCTTCCTCTGGATGCACTTCACCGTTATGCAGCTTTTACAGGAGGAGGCCAAGCACCTGAGAAACGATTTTGAGCTGAAAGGAGACCGGCCATGCTAA
- a CDS encoding MFS transporter, protein MLRAVKGTWITDWNPEDPKRWDPGLAWRTLWITTFNLTLAFITWFVVSALVVRLPKVGFELSTTQLFWLTAMPGLAGGTLRIIWTFLPPILGTRHLVTFSTLLLLIPLLGWGFAVQSTETPYWVLLLLAFLAGIGGGNFSGFMPSTSYFFPKRLQGTALGLQAGIGNFGVSVVQFVTPWVIGFALFGSLLGGPQAFTPKPGVSQPIWLQNATFLWVPFVLVGSLLAWVYLRSVPVRANFREQFDIFRDKHTWIMTSLYIMTFGSFSGFSAIFPLLIREVYGKFEGAPDPLKYAFLGPLVGSLARILAGPISDRYGGAIVTQVSAIGIFLSALLVTLFTRPTSLEQFPFFALAMLLVFFFSGVGNASTFKQMPMIFPPRQAGGVIGWTAAIAAYGPFIFSTLAAYTQRATGGFTAFFYGLMVFYALNLFLNWYYYARKGAEKPC, encoded by the coding sequence ATGCTAAGGGCAGTCAAAGGCACCTGGATCACCGACTGGAACCCCGAAGACCCCAAGCGCTGGGATCCTGGCCTGGCCTGGCGCACCCTTTGGATCACCACCTTCAACCTCACCCTGGCCTTCATCACCTGGTTCGTGGTGAGCGCCCTGGTGGTGCGCCTGCCCAAGGTGGGGTTTGAGCTTTCCACCACGCAACTTTTCTGGCTTACCGCCATGCCGGGGCTGGCCGGGGGTACCTTGCGCATCATCTGGACCTTCCTGCCCCCCATCCTGGGGACCCGGCACCTGGTGACCTTTTCCACCCTGCTTCTTCTCATCCCCCTCTTGGGCTGGGGCTTTGCGGTGCAGAGTACGGAAACCCCTTATTGGGTGCTTCTTCTCCTGGCCTTCTTGGCGGGGATCGGCGGGGGGAACTTCTCCGGCTTCATGCCCTCCACCAGCTACTTCTTCCCCAAGCGCCTCCAGGGAACAGCTTTGGGCTTGCAGGCGGGGATAGGCAACTTCGGGGTCTCGGTGGTGCAGTTCGTGACCCCCTGGGTCATCGGCTTTGCCCTCTTCGGCTCCCTCCTGGGGGGGCCCCAAGCCTTCACCCCCAAGCCCGGGGTGTCCCAGCCCATCTGGCTGCAAAACGCCACCTTCCTCTGGGTGCCCTTTGTGCTGGTGGGGTCGTTGCTGGCCTGGGTGTATCTGAGAAGCGTCCCGGTGCGGGCCAACTTCCGCGAGCAGTTTGACATCTTCCGCGACAAGCATACCTGGATCATGACTAGCCTTTACATCATGACCTTTGGCTCCTTCTCCGGGTTCTCCGCCATCTTTCCCCTCCTCATCCGCGAGGTCTACGGGAAGTTTGAAGGGGCCCCGGATCCCTTGAAGTACGCCTTCTTGGGGCCGCTGGTGGGCTCTTTGGCCCGCATCCTGGCGGGGCCCATCTCGGACCGCTACGGCGGGGCCATCGTCACCCAGGTTTCCGCCATCGGCATCTTCCTCTCCGCCCTTCTGGTTACCCTCTTCACCCGGCCCACCTCTTTGGAGCAGTTCCCCTTCTTTGCCCTGGCCATGCTCCTGGTCTTTTTCTTCAGCGGGGTGGGGAATGCCAGCACCTTCAAGCAAATGCCCATGATCTTCCCGCCCAGGCAGGCGGGAGGGGTCATCGGCTGGACCGCGGCCATCGCCGCCTACGGGCCTTTTATCTTTTCCACCCTGGCCGCCTACACCCAGCGGGCCACCGGAGGTTTCACCGCCTTCTTCTACGGCCTCATGGTCTTCTACGCCCTGAACCTTTTCCTGAACTGGTACTATTACGCCCGCAAGGGGGCAGAGAAGCCCTGCTGA
- a CDS encoding DUF2249 domain-containing protein has protein sequence MELDVRTLPPRERHPRIFALFDSLKAGESFVLVNDHDPKPLYYQFMAERPGQVDWAYLEEGPEVWRVRIGKR, from the coding sequence ATGGAGCTGGATGTGCGCACCTTACCCCCACGGGAACGGCACCCCAGGATTTTTGCCTTGTTTGACAGCCTAAAGGCCGGGGAAAGCTTTGTCCTGGTCAATGACCACGACCCTAAGCCCCTTTACTACCAGTTCATGGCGGAAAGGCCGGGGCAGGTGGACTGGGCGTACCTCGAGGAGGGACCGGAGGTATGGCGGGTGCGGATCGGCAAGAGGTAG
- a CDS encoding DUF2249 domain-containing protein, producing the protein MAGADRQEVVRPEMKVAEVLRRWPQLLQVLAEASPAFQKLKNPLLRKTLPSLVTVAQAARMGGLEPEELVARLNRALRVEARPEVPVGEAESLLGTPPPPWLSAPLGFHLDVRPILEQGGEPFQAIMAAAREVGPGERLVLEVLFEPIPLYKVLGKQGFLAWCERLGEGHYRVHFYRQGVGEGQEVAAGPASLSEADWESYQAEVYIEENLEPPLPMMRVLEALASLRPGEKLLVHHVRRPVHLLARLQAEGHTYLLKDLGQGQVKILIRKGG; encoded by the coding sequence ATGGCGGGTGCGGATCGGCAAGAGGTAGTCCGGCCTGAGATGAAGGTGGCCGAGGTTTTGCGGCGCTGGCCCCAGCTCCTTCAGGTCCTGGCGGAGGCCAGCCCCGCTTTCCAGAAGTTAAAAAACCCCCTGTTGCGCAAGACCCTGCCCAGTCTGGTCACCGTGGCCCAGGCGGCCAGGATGGGGGGGCTGGAGCCAGAGGAGCTGGTGGCCCGCCTCAACCGGGCCCTGAGGGTGGAGGCCAGGCCGGAGGTGCCGGTGGGGGAAGCGGAAAGCCTTCTTGGCACCCCACCTCCTCCCTGGCTATCCGCCCCCCTTGGCTTCCACTTGGACGTGCGGCCCATTCTGGAGCAGGGAGGGGAGCCCTTCCAGGCCATCATGGCAGCGGCCCGGGAGGTGGGACCTGGGGAGAGGCTGGTTTTGGAGGTGCTCTTTGAGCCCATCCCCCTTTACAAGGTCCTGGGGAAGCAGGGCTTTTTAGCCTGGTGCGAGCGGCTTGGAGAGGGGCACTACCGCGTTCACTTTTACCGCCAGGGGGTGGGGGAGGGGCAGGAGGTGGCGGCTGGCCCGGCCTCCTTAAGTGAGGCGGATTGGGAAAGCTACCAGGCGGAGGTCTACATTGAGGAGAACCTCGAGCCCCCCCTGCCCATGATGCGGGTCCTGGAGGCTTTGGCCAGCCTAAGGCCCGGGGAGAAGCTTCTGGTCCACCACGTGCGCAGGCCGGTGCACCTCTTGGCCCGCCTTCAGGCAGAGGGGCACACCTACCTGCTGAAGGATCTCGGCCAAGGGCAGGTGAAGATCCTGATCCGCAAAGGAGGTTAG
- a CDS encoding protoglobin domain-containing protein, producing the protein MKEAVSLSEEALVLDLPPLPEEVFADLLAFGGLGEEEKRAMRLEAERLLEGAAAFVARVYDHLSRHPGTARALGWEGRVPEEELYTRRAFFSAWLARTIGVDTSKEFAREVYRAGLWHGGLGPKAAYIPPEYVGLSFAEVGRYVAEMVRDVRPWLVYLSAQEEVMRKGFDAALALREGKAAVRFQALGLAHPALPRPLSLRAGSVGEALHKTFTATPALRDLALEALPAEEEVGLWLEPKTLWRLRPRWAVLLNGRDVRYLEGLATPLAAGDLLTLLPPGR; encoded by the coding sequence ATGAAGGAGGCGGTGAGCCTGTCCGAGGAGGCCTTGGTGCTGGACCTGCCGCCTTTGCCCGAGGAGGTCTTTGCCGACCTCCTTGCCTTTGGCGGGCTGGGGGAAGAGGAGAAAAGGGCCATGCGCCTGGAGGCAGAAAGGCTTCTGGAGGGGGCCGCGGCCTTCGTGGCCCGGGTCTACGACCACCTGAGCCGCCATCCCGGCACCGCCCGGGCCCTGGGTTGGGAGGGAAGGGTGCCCGAGGAGGAGCTTTACACAAGGCGGGCCTTCTTCTCCGCCTGGTTGGCCCGCACCATCGGCGTGGACACCTCCAAGGAGTTCGCCCGGGAGGTGTACCGGGCGGGGCTTTGGCATGGGGGCTTGGGGCCCAAGGCAGCCTACATTCCCCCCGAGTACGTGGGCCTCTCCTTCGCCGAGGTGGGGCGGTACGTGGCGGAGATGGTGCGGGACGTGCGCCCCTGGCTTGTCTACCTCTCCGCCCAGGAGGAGGTGATGCGGAAAGGGTTTGACGCTGCCCTTGCCCTTAGAGAGGGGAAGGCGGCCGTGCGTTTCCAGGCTTTGGGCCTGGCCCACCCCGCCTTGCCCAGACCCCTTTCCTTAAGGGCGGGAAGCGTAGGGGAGGCGTTACACAAGACTTTCACCGCAACCCCCGCTTTAAGGGACCTGGCCCTCGAGGCCCTCCCCGCCGAGGAGGAGGTGGGGCTTTGGCTGGAGCCTAAGACCCTCTGGCGGCTTAGGCCCCGGTGGGCCGTCCTCCTCAACGGCCGGGATGTGCGCTACTTGGAGGGCCTGGCCACCCCTTTGGCCGCGGGGGACCTTCTCACCCTTTTGCCCCCGGGCCGCTAG
- a CDS encoding metal-sulfur cluster assembly factor: MNPLEEQAWNLLRTVYDPELGLDVVNLGLIYELKVDPPRAYVRMTLTTPGCPLHDSMGEAVRQALSRIPGIEEVAVELTFDPPWTPARLSPEARRLLGWV; encoded by the coding sequence ATGAACCCTTTGGAGGAGCAGGCATGGAACCTCTTGCGCACGGTCTACGACCCGGAGCTGGGCCTGGACGTGGTTAACCTGGGGCTCATCTACGAGCTCAAGGTGGACCCCCCCAGGGCCTATGTGCGCATGACCCTCACCACCCCGGGCTGCCCCCTGCACGACAGTATGGGGGAGGCGGTGCGCCAGGCCTTAAGCCGCATCCCGGGCATAGAGGAGGTGGCGGTGGAGCTTACCTTTGACCCCCCCTGGACTCCGGCCCGCCTCTCCCCGGAGGCCCGGCGGCTCCTGGGCTGGGTCTAA
- a CDS encoding PAS domain S-box protein, whose protein sequence is MERSVGPSASWKIALAYAAFSLAWILASDRLFLLLFPVAEELTRWQTGKGLVFVLLSSTLVYLLAQRWEASQRRASQALAASERRFRALVENSRELIFVLDNAGRIVYASPNVGQVLGYDPLGYTQAPIFALDFLHPEDRIYAEAVLEDLRRHPEAVREYSFRLLDAWGQVRQVRVWGRNLLGDPAVEGIVLNVRDESELEEERARLQGLLEALPGRVFQARVPEGADPAWLPLLYASPQGERLLGYAPQELAQDPEAFYAKVHPEDRGKAQEVCREAVAHPGRVCSVTYRFWHGQKECWVWLRDTLVYDPHSRLLTGYGMDVTETLEAEERFRLLFQAHPLPMWVYDRETYRFLEVNQAAMEQYGYTREEFLSMTLLEICPEREHLRLLEDLARERPPLQRSGPWTHRLKDGREIQVEIFSHTLDYGGRPAVLAVALDVTEKLKAEATRKLLQEALEAAHEAVVLTDRMGRIEWVNPAFTRLTGYTPEEAIGKNPRILKSGVHDPTFYKSLWDTILSGQVWEGELVNRRKDGTLYTERMTITPVRENGEIRHFIAIKRDVTEEKARERALRESEALFRTLAETAPALILMWQEERLTFANQEALRLTDYTLEELQARPIWEFVHPADREMVRQRGLARMRGENPPSRYPFRIVTKGGEVRWLDYAAARVEVGGQPAILGVGLDITKAKERELSLEAFARVSLALRQSENVKEMLEHALDAALAVLEAPVGSILLYDTDTGRLEEAASRGWAKDLPVPPTLGEPSLVSLALQGQVVVSQDLKRDPRVRPGVKSLIPEGWSGAVIPLLAGKEPVGALTLAWPHPRTPTPGDVDRALLVAEVISNAVRRASLRRKLAKRVEHLEALRLLDQAILASLDLGPSLEVLLDQVMRLPLDAAALFLYEPPERALELKALRGFLAPKRAAPQRFLLGQGHIGQAALSGEPVFVPNLAQDPGSNPELTRKEGFLAEKAYPLFAKGKLLGVLAVFTRRPWDLSPEDEEFLEALAAQGAIALDNALTFQELLKSQRELEAAYDLTLWGWAKAVELRDQETAGHTERVTELTLRLARALGVPEEDLDDIRRGAILHDVGKLAIPDAILLKPGPLTEEEWTIMKKHPVYAYEWLSGIPFLKKALEIPYAHHERWDGLGYPRGLKGQEIPLAARIFAVVDVYDALTSDRPYRKAWSREKALAYIEEQGGQQFDPEVVAAFLRLMAGEEHRLS, encoded by the coding sequence ATGGAAAGGAGCGTGGGCCCGAGCGCATCCTGGAAAATCGCCTTGGCTTACGCCGCCTTTTCCCTGGCCTGGATCCTGGCCAGCGATCGGCTCTTCCTCCTCCTCTTCCCCGTCGCCGAAGAGCTTACCCGCTGGCAGACGGGCAAGGGCTTGGTCTTCGTTCTCCTTTCCTCCACCCTGGTCTACCTCTTGGCACAGCGCTGGGAAGCCAGCCAAAGGCGGGCCTCCCAGGCTCTAGCCGCCTCGGAGCGGCGCTTCCGGGCCCTGGTGGAAAACAGCCGCGAGCTGATCTTCGTGCTGGACAATGCAGGACGCATCGTCTACGCCTCCCCCAACGTGGGCCAGGTGCTGGGGTACGACCCTTTGGGCTACACCCAAGCCCCCATCTTCGCCCTGGACTTCCTCCATCCTGAGGATCGCATCTACGCCGAGGCGGTGCTGGAGGATCTACGGCGCCATCCGGAAGCGGTGCGCGAGTACAGCTTCCGCCTGCTGGACGCATGGGGCCAGGTGCGACAGGTCCGGGTTTGGGGGCGGAACCTCCTCGGCGACCCGGCGGTGGAAGGCATCGTCTTGAACGTCAGGGACGAAAGCGAGCTGGAAGAGGAGCGGGCCCGGCTCCAAGGACTTTTAGAAGCCCTACCCGGTAGGGTCTTCCAAGCCCGGGTGCCCGAAGGCGCCGACCCCGCCTGGCTCCCCTTGCTTTACGCTTCCCCGCAAGGGGAGCGCCTCCTGGGGTACGCTCCCCAGGAGCTGGCTCAGGACCCAGAGGCCTTCTACGCCAAGGTGCACCCGGAGGACCGAGGAAAGGCCCAGGAGGTCTGCCGGGAAGCCGTGGCCCATCCCGGAAGGGTGTGCAGCGTCACCTACCGCTTCTGGCATGGGCAAAAAGAGTGCTGGGTCTGGCTGCGGGACACCCTGGTCTACGACCCCCACAGCCGCCTCCTCACCGGCTATGGGATGGACGTCACGGAAACCTTGGAGGCGGAAGAACGCTTCCGGCTTCTTTTCCAAGCCCATCCCCTGCCCATGTGGGTCTACGACCGGGAAACCTACCGCTTCCTGGAAGTCAACCAGGCGGCCATGGAGCAATACGGGTACACCCGGGAGGAGTTCCTCTCCATGACCCTCCTGGAGATCTGCCCGGAAAGGGAGCACTTGCGCCTCCTGGAGGACTTGGCGAGGGAAAGACCCCCCCTACAGCGCTCTGGACCCTGGACCCACCGCCTCAAGGACGGAAGGGAAATCCAGGTGGAGATCTTCTCCCACACCCTGGACTATGGGGGCCGGCCCGCCGTCTTGGCGGTGGCCCTGGACGTGACGGAGAAGCTAAAAGCCGAGGCCACCCGCAAGCTCTTGCAGGAAGCCCTCGAGGCCGCCCACGAAGCCGTGGTCCTCACCGACCGCATGGGCCGCATCGAGTGGGTGAACCCCGCCTTCACCCGGCTCACCGGCTACACGCCAGAGGAGGCCATCGGCAAGAACCCCCGCATCCTGAAGTCGGGAGTGCACGACCCAACCTTCTACAAAAGCCTCTGGGACACCATCCTCTCTGGCCAGGTCTGGGAGGGGGAGCTGGTCAACCGCCGCAAGGACGGCACCCTCTACACCGAGCGGATGACCATCACCCCGGTGCGGGAAAACGGCGAAATACGCCACTTCATCGCCATCAAGCGGGACGTGACCGAGGAAAAGGCCCGGGAAAGAGCCCTGCGCGAGTCCGAGGCCCTCTTCCGCACCCTGGCGGAAACCGCTCCCGCCCTCATCCTGATGTGGCAAGAGGAGCGCCTTACCTTCGCCAACCAAGAGGCCCTGCGCCTCACCGACTACACCCTGGAGGAGCTCCAAGCCCGTCCCATCTGGGAGTTCGTCCACCCCGCCGACCGGGAAATGGTACGGCAAAGGGGCCTGGCCCGCATGCGGGGAGAAAACCCCCCAAGCCGCTACCCCTTCCGCATCGTCACCAAGGGAGGGGAGGTGCGCTGGCTGGACTACGCCGCCGCCCGCGTGGAGGTGGGGGGCCAGCCCGCCATCCTGGGGGTGGGCCTGGACATCACCAAGGCCAAGGAGCGGGAGCTTTCCCTGGAAGCCTTCGCCCGGGTAAGCCTGGCCCTGCGCCAAAGCGAAAACGTCAAAGAGATGCTGGAACACGCCCTGGACGCCGCCCTAGCCGTCCTGGAGGCCCCAGTAGGAAGCATCCTCCTCTACGACACGGACACGGGCCGCTTGGAAGAGGCGGCCAGCCGGGGCTGGGCCAAAGACCTCCCGGTACCCCCCACCCTGGGCGAGCCCAGCCTGGTGAGCCTCGCTCTGCAGGGCCAGGTGGTGGTGAGCCAGGACCTGAAGCGCGACCCGCGGGTGCGCCCGGGTGTCAAGTCCCTCATTCCTGAAGGCTGGAGCGGGGCGGTGATCCCCCTGCTGGCGGGCAAAGAGCCCGTGGGCGCCCTCACCCTGGCCTGGCCCCACCCCCGCACCCCCACCCCCGGCGACGTGGACCGGGCGCTCCTGGTTGCTGAGGTCATCAGCAACGCGGTGCGCCGGGCAAGCCTCCGCCGGAAGCTCGCCAAGCGGGTGGAGCACTTGGAGGCCCTGCGCCTTCTGGACCAGGCCATCCTGGCCTCCTTGGACCTGGGGCCGAGCCTCGAGGTCCTCTTGGATCAGGTGATGCGCCTCCCCCTAGACGCCGCCGCCCTCTTCCTCTACGAACCCCCGGAAAGAGCGCTGGAGCTCAAGGCCCTTCGGGGCTTTCTCGCCCCCAAGAGGGCGGCTCCCCAGCGCTTCCTCCTGGGCCAGGGCCACATCGGGCAGGCGGCCCTCTCCGGCGAGCCCGTCTTCGTCCCCAACCTCGCCCAGGACCCCGGGTCCAACCCCGAGCTCACCCGGAAGGAAGGCTTCCTGGCGGAGAAGGCCTACCCCCTTTTCGCCAAGGGAAAGCTCCTTGGGGTGCTGGCCGTCTTCACCCGCAGGCCCTGGGACCTCTCCCCCGAGGACGAGGAGTTCCTGGAGGCCCTGGCGGCCCAGGGGGCCATCGCCTTGGACAACGCCCTGACCTTCCAAGAACTCCTCAAAAGCCAGCGGGAGCTGGAGGCCGCCTACGACCTCACCCTCTGGGGCTGGGCCAAGGCGGTGGAGCTCCGCGACCAGGAAACCGCCGGCCACACCGAGCGGGTCACGGAGCTCACCCTGCGCCTCGCCCGCGCCCTGGGGGTGCCCGAGGAGGACCTGGACGACATCCGGCGGGGGGCCATCCTCCACGACGTGGGCAAGCTGGCCATCCCCGACGCCATCCTCCTCAAGCCCGGCCCCCTCACCGAGGAGGAGTGGACCATCATGAAGAAGCACCCCGTCTACGCTTACGAGTGGCTTTCCGGCATCCCCTTCCTCAAAAAGGCCCTGGAGATCCCCTACGCCCACCACGAGCGCTGGGACGGCTTGGGCTACCCCAGGGGGCTAAAGGGGCAGGAGATCCCCCTTGCCGCCCGCATCTTCGCCGTGGTGGACGTGTACGACGCCCTGACCTCCGACCGCCCTTACCGGAAGGCTTGGTCCAGGGAAAAGGCCCTGGCCTACATAGAGGAGCAAGGAGGCCAGCAGTTTGACCCCGAGGTGGTGGCGGCCTTCCTGAGGTTGATGGCCGGGGAAGAGCATCGCCTGTCCTAA